In Lytechinus variegatus isolate NC3 chromosome 6, Lvar_3.0, whole genome shotgun sequence, the DNA window CTgcgggccgtagtttgagaactCCTGTCCTATACACAGTAGAGCACTATTAGATATTGCAGTATATCACTACCTACTTGcttacctatatatatatatatatatattcatatatattctatttcaaTCTGATAAGCGGATATTTTGAGCAGGATTAAAGAACGAGTTATGTATCGCTATCATGCTTGCTGATTTTTGTGTGTCATTGCATTGATtgcaatcatattttatttttgcacatgctgaattatggggggggcaaaacgatatccCCCCAATATTGCTAGGGCGATCGCCCCTGCCGCCCCCATGATCGACACCTCTGAATATTCTATTGTATATCACCATGAATGACGAACACATAGACCCCAACaaaattatgtttgataaacATTCAACCTTTAACCTTAAATTAGTAATCCCTGTCAGCAGGTTCAAAGTTATATAGCAGGGTGAAAACATTTAGTGTGAGATGCCATGGTGAAGTAATTTAAGATTTCATATATATAAGTGGGTAGGCACCATGCAAGTAAAAAGTAAAGTTTCataaattatgacaaatattttcttatgtaataaTTATGTGACACAAATTTTTCTTATCCCAATATGtttctctccctcttcttctcaTTTCCCCTAGTGTTTTTTTGACACCCAATTCTttctaattttttaataaaaagggtgaaaaaaaaacacgagcAAGACGAAAATTGGGGGAATtggcgaggacaagtagctgagggacccccccccccctctctctgtagTATGACACTCGCATACACAATGTTTCCACTCTTCCCgaaattcagaaaatttcaagttcatgaaatttttgcTTTTTCCAGGAAAGGTTCGGGAAACgaaaaaattccaggaaatttcGGGAAATCAGAAAATTACAACCAAACAACAATTAAACGTAGAAACTATCAATTTCAGGTAACATTTACGTAGCTCAAAATTTTCCGCTCTCGCTCCGCGTTGGCATTTGTAATACTAgtagatgatttttttaaagaggacgtgaacaaaaaataatgctaAATAACTTGATTTGGGCAACCTAGGCCGAAATTAGGCTCGCTGTATTATTGCccgatttttgtttaaaatcaaacttgaaaattccaggaaatatttatGAACGTGAGcaaatttgatgttgacgacggcctTGATGTTGAAGACGGCCTTGaggccgtcgtcaacatcaagcaagtcgctcatgacgacggtctcctgcgttctgaaattgaattaaataatatttttcatattcttttttatattcagaaagagatcgtaaatgatacgtgtgtctaaaatgtatatacatgtaattgtaaaatctatgtaataattgattatgttgtattatgttgaacatgttgaacgcagaaataaatttcaagcaaacaaacaaattttGGCTTAAGTTTCGGGACATTTATTTTGGAGTTGTGGAAATACTGCATATACAAGAGAAGAATCTTACTCATCAAAATATTGCGTGCTCAAAGCGCAAGCTGAcattgtttaataaaaaaagagacacGAATTAATTAATCTTATTAATCACTCATGAACTTACCAATCAAATCATAGTGGGAATTCATTAACAGCATAAAATGCTATCTcagcattataaaataaggcgAGCGCAGCGCACCGAGCTAAAACTTTGTTTATCCCGATAAAAAAACTTGAACATTTTAAACcattttcggtaatcatgaaaaacattgaaatttcatGGGAGTTCAACCGGGGAGCTAAAATCCagacaatgaatattttttattaatagactttaaaaaatgtaaacccCATTTGATATTCGATTGAAATTCGCGTTAAACAGCTAGTAAAAGCGGGAAAATAAAGTACTTTGTTTTCTCTACCAtcataattctctttctctttaaatCTTCCTTTTTGGGGAGAGTATTTTggtaaaagaaaaagataattgctggctaGTGGGTGGCGAAATTTGAAACGTTGTTAGTCGAAAAATTCAAGCTGGCGCTGTTTAACTTCAATTTCTTTCACCTAAATTCGCGATGAATACTAGCACtatcaaatatataattattaacgtctggcgaaaagaataacaaacCGATCAGGTGACGAGAACGCGTATCACTTGATCTATATTCAGCTGCGATCGTGCGTCAGAAGGGAAGAGCacctgccaagaaaatcaggaaaaagtcgtcaaaatgtaagtttcccTTAATATCTTTAATTTCATTGTTGTTGGGATCAAACTATTAACAATTCtgaattataatttgaaaaaaaattgtttaaaaagcGCGTACTTGTCAAATAATATCGAAATATAGTGTGAGTCAAAGATTTCTAACCCCGCATTtccactgatgtcgcctatgaggtccatacatgtaatgtttggacctcattggtactaggagtgctcTAGGCGACAACGCAATACTTAGGcctacccgtgttaagaaactgggactccactcacgcgcatttgggccgccctagcttagaactaagctttgtttcacgaaaaattgaatattcttataattcaatacatgtaactaattagattagtactgttaaatcggtactcaccggttattttcttgaaaattcccacgcttctggcttcaattctgctATAAATTCtgtcgccatagacagctacacatgcaactttatttataaatggagcgccccttacgagagtcgctaatgccgcggaaaaattgttaggcatttttggcctgtggtcaaggcgttcttctgttctattttttttataggtatgagatcgaaatcacagcgactattcacactgttccataatgattccgaaaggaggtgcaacaccccccacccacatgggcgcaaatcccagggggacacttccccctaacccaaaataataggggtacattatcaaatgtccccctactatttttgttgatggaaagaaataggcctacatcatttaaatcgaagtaaaaaatgtattttggacgagacgactttcttttgggggtgataaaccttccttttttttttttgttagtttgtttttgtttttttttgcctgttttccagcccctggtcccctaccttagatttccacccttgcctcccactactcttgatattgtttgcgaatctgttttgtaaattaaaggggaatttcaccctgataaaaagatgatgaaaatatgaggaaaatcatttcaaaatattgatgaaggtgttatttgacaaaaaatggagttgatagaatttagaatgcttgatttattgtgacgtctataacgagcagttgctctatcctaaatataaaatgcccaaatttcccatttttaatggtccgtaacgacccacttttttctttttgataacaagtatgaattgatatacTAAATGTACCACAAAAATcattatgtatttcttgacatttcatttacttttttaccataataatagctgcttgcaaaggcctatGCCGTCAcaaaaaacccgggggggggggggccacttacattgacgagtggataccatgcgcgaccaaaaaacacgtaaaaaggatgtccttttcacgatagggcacattacctacgtaacgtgataagggtgtcaaaaacacaaaaataatgaaaaaagggtatctattaattcgctaggaaaaccgtcgtgtttagggtctaatttgcggggatgataaaacaaaatcaaaatgttttataaaggatgtcctttttgctccaacacttcgtgtttagagtccgatttgcgcgaggtgtagaaggtggggtcgtactaaaccaaataaggtaaagccgacgaccgaaggacccgtaacaatgaaacattcctgtacttgtttaggggttcatttcagggaatatttgccaagagtatcgttttgtttccaatacttgttaagggtagggtttcacacgccaatacttgttaaggggtgcattttcagaatatggaaattacgtgtttagggtgcttttcgagaccccatggtcgcgcatggtatccactcgtgaatggaagtggccccccccgggcaaaaaaaaaatcttacctttgaaaaagattggtgggggatggattttccttgaacgcataccaattttttttctgctattttcataataaactttaaatgaattcaactttgcactacttaattttttcaaagacaaaataacaaaattacatctcgtcatcatcatcatcaccactatcattagcatcaccatcatcatcaccacaaccgtcatcacaaccatcatcaccaagataattttcatcatcatcattgccatcatcatcttttttttctttattttttccccatcccttcttctttttttttcttccaatatccctccttttttttagagcggcacaccgtcatgctccgtcactgattatccgcctctatatgcttggtgttgtataaattggcgaatacctcataaaatgaaatactgaagagaaaataaggaaagggaaaaagtaagaagaaaaagaaggtgaggagaagaaaaaaagaaagccaaacaaatgaaacaaaacaatgtcaaaatttcgtaataaagtcttctacgtcagtttaataatgatgttttcattgaaatgagaacaaaaaagaattgaaaccataggcggcggaagcggggacgttcccccctaaatttgttgttgaccttttttttttttttttgcttgtcaatttattttcctacgtccccccctaaaatgtttgggttgagagccttttttttttgcttgtcaaaattttttaggttgtcccctcctaaaatttggggcttctgccgccaatgattgaaacaatgaggtaaaaaggactacattatatagtgtaaagaaatagagggaagctccgatacaataaaaaggttgaaaaagaaaaaaatgtgaaaacacaaagctctcacaacatgagcataataacaaataataacaaataagcgaggacaagtagctgagggacccccccccaactctctctagttatctatctatctatccgactcgattatataagagaagaatttactaatcaaaatattatgagcaaaaagcacgagctgatattttttatgaatattcaaaactgatagagagacgcaatcgaattattcgattgcgacaaaattgatgatctgagaatttattgtttttaggaattcattaaaagcataaagttgatcagcattaaaatatggcaggcgcaacgcatgagctaaagctttataggcatacgccgatcaaaaattttaagtatttttggtaatcatgaaaaaaattgatatttcatgaaagaaagctcaaatcccgaggaggaatattcttatgaattgactttaaaaaaaactgtggtaagccccatttaatatttgattataagtcgaataaaacagtaaaagctgaaaaacgttcgcgtgatatttggcaacctcccccccccaaaaaaaaataaataaataaaaaataaaaaaaagtttttaactatgataatgatcaaaggtaattttgtctcgcgtagaactggacaaatgaaaaaaagattatcactaaaaaatgaaggtaattttgacccacgtaaaatttggggagcccccccccaaaaaaaaaaaggaaaaaaggttttaacaagcaaaaaaaggctaaaaagagaaagaagagacaagaatatgaacgaaacatccccattacaaataatgctgtgatcatcataagggaggggtcgcataactagtatgaacaacgtatttaattccaaaatatttactacaaatctcaatagggggatcgggcagaaatgctcatccccacccccaccccccgatccgccactgattccaatcaataatgacatttatctgcaatactgatactttggaatcaagatactgaagattgatacgctttacataaattatgaacgtctgacaaaaagataatctaccgatcacctgaccgatcagctgaccagttcgcgtatcacttcggagttgatcactcgtcgcagctgtgtggaacgctcaccgaaaatcaacaaaaagggcctgaaatgtaagtttaatagtaattcattttaatttcaactcatttTTTGAAGTATTTAAAGGcttcccaccaaatgaaagtcatattgcataactccaatttgtattaaggcgtacatttaccaaagtcttcggtttgaaatcagaactgaattgtctaacccataattttgggtaatgtcgcctatgaggtccatacatgttaatgtttggacctcattggtactaggagtggtgAAAATGctaatttccatacatttgtaatttatTTGTCATCTGTTCATATCATAGTAACTTCACTTGGTGACCAACCTATTTCAGTATTtgcaatttaattttcattggaAACTTTTCTTGGGAgtgatttttgtattcaccagagcgcttgaaaacttgaattttgggattatttttgtgtacgccctctattggcagggtgaccagacgtcccatatttcccgggattgtcccgtactTTGCCcatttgtcccggcgtcccgacaaacccttcccgggatgCCTATTCGTCccgtatttcaaaattttgaacaaaatatagttGAAACATTTGAaggtgacgaattttcatcaaggaaccaacagatgacgatgACGAAgcaccaacaaaaaaaattgatacatgtaattaaacTTTTGCTAAATTcagcggtgattttcttgccaGCCCTCTGGCCTACTGTCTATGTGTGgtaggctactagctaggcatgtaggatcagAACAGATTCTTAATGGTGCAAACAGTccctcacatgataaacagtttttccactaaagtaatcacaaaatcggtGGGAAATTTTTATAATTACAATTACATTATGGATCCTcactcagattactgatttggtgaTGTAATCGGTGGagcaagttattgagttttcacaactagatctagttgtttcagttTACCTTTTGCGTCTTGTGATCGGCGCTAACTTATAATTGGATGGGAGAGATGCCTGTGCATGATGCCACAttgtttcatataatttttattttgttaagacAATGTTTCActattaaatattattatttttgtaaaacattctatttttttatatgttaaaaaaacaccaaacataatttgttagatgattggactttatgtttgcttgaagttttttttttctttctttcttatattcttcaaccttctatccttcctgttTGCCTTTTTGGGGTTCCTTCTATCTTTATTTCtgatctttctttcctgatcctttctctgttcatttttttatctttccttcatttttctttccttaaacttttatttgcttccttctcccttcctctcctttttcttttcgttctttctctggCTCCATCCATTATTTTTTCCCAttctcccttcattctttcctccctctctttcatcctttctttcattctgtctttgatttttccttctaattcttttcccttattctttctttccctccagGCCTcccttctttcattccttccttcctcccttcctgtttatcttctttgtttttttctttctttcaaagaatgaaggaaacattttcctttccttcattctttctttctgccTCTTGtctactttcttttttccttttctcccttattttttctttcaaaaatttattcatcttcccttcctttcttttttctttattcatttcaacgAATGAAGGAAACctgttttctctcttttattcttttatattattttattttttccctttaattttccccttaattttcatttttgtctctctttcttctcaattcacctcttttctttcgtcttttcattttctccttcaCTCTGTCGTTctccctcccttccaattccttataatttttttcacaagtcttaCACTGTGTAGCCTGTTTTGTTGATCTTGTTATTAAGACCTAGCTCGGTCGATCCGCTCATGCAGCGTACTTTgacgattgtcccgtatttcattttgtgaaatctggtcaccctgtctATTGATGGAAAGTAATAAAGCAAGACAACTGGggctgggcgttgtggcgtgcgcctgtaatccaagctacgtgggaaaagttacaaattgatgcagaagttTGAGGTTCGCACCCTGGTCATGTCTTTCgaatggtgacgttaaaggtcggtcccagacgtaaataattacatctatttgatacacgtctgaaaaaaactcaaatacacacgcacacaatttcatttttcaatctctatttttaataaaaaaaaattgtctttacCAGGTAACATTTGCCGATCTGTGACCGGTGAAGCTATCTTTAGAAAGCTTGCAGAGGAGAAGGGTTTTGCATCGGAATGGAAGATCGACAGTGCAGCGACCTCCACCTATCAGATAGGAGACGAACCTGACCCTAGGACAaacgaaactttgaaaaaaaatatgaatatacaaaGCAAACATATTGCTAGACAGgtaattcaatttattaatcaatttgtttatgtaattatttatctgcttcattcattcattcatccatttattaattcattaattcattcagccattattcattcatccatccttcattcatctattcattaaattatttattcatgcatccattaattcattcatttataggTCCATCCATtctattcatccatccatccattcattcatttattctattCATCCATTTATAGGGCCATCCATCCATCCGTGCATTCATTCATGTAtgcatttattgataaattcGTTCATTCTTTCATGCATGCATTCATTGGTTTCATTCATCTATCCagccatccatccattcatttatgtatgcattccttcattcatttattcatttatttatgcaattattatttcattcatttattcattcatatatatGCATTAATGTTTGTATTCAGTCATCCATTCAGACATATTTAAACAGGTTTAGGAGATCAGAAATACTGTTTTGCATCTTGGTCtttgtgggtgtttcatgaagcactTCATAACTTACAATTATGAGCCTAtcttgaaaatgattttcattggtATTGATTAAGCTATTATAAAAGGATCTCCAGTTCTTTGTAAAGTCATACTAATATGAGACAGGCATAAGGTATAGAGTGAACATAATGTTGTTTTAGGGATGTGATTAGATATTTGGCAAACCTGACAAAATTCaagattaaaggtaaatgctagttttggtaacgatatcaaaatgagttcgttcagaatccaatgaaatgaccaccaaagtgtctgtttttgtaaataaaacatacattccaaaggattctggaagaaattgtgtaattgctgagaaatcagcaaataagcacaggattcgggtagagcgtcgggcccaacattcaaagcaataattaaacactgtcccacgtgcgcttatctgtgttggggatcttcagagagaacatttttcagcgtagatttcaagttttcacaaagttcagtttatgtaactgtaccagatatagatccttgatgatatactgacaattaagccttgttttacagactttctcatgaaatcagtgtttactgcaactactggcatttctctttaaaatggcTAGAAGACAAAGTTCTGTGGCTTATTAAAACCGTTAATATTTGATGCAAGATAAAATCATTCAGCCTAAAACAAACAAGCACTGCTTCAACCCGAATAACAATATTTAGTATTTTAGTTGTATTATCAGTCAAGTACTGGTATGTTAGGCAtgccttttttttggggggggaggcagTACAGAGGCATATATGCTTGACAATCTTAACTATACTAGACCggaggggtgtttcacaaagatttaagtatgacttggagtcgcacttaaatactgaGTTGCGTACGGTTTGAAATGcttgactgcattggtcagatcgtgtcatgaggacacGCATTTTTgcatatctatcaataagatcgcgcgttgcgtATCATATACATGTCGGCATTAAAGTGCGACTTTAGTCATGcttatgaccccccccccccccggtgggtgtttcatacagctgttcgtaagatacgaatgacatAATGTATGAGTGTTGATTCTTTCTTGTGCTGCGTGATATCCCTATATCATTCGGTTATGACATAAACaacatgttccagttgtgcgtaaagtcatgcgtaactttatgaacagctttatgaaacacctacaagggttctgtttttttaaagacttgTTGAAATTATGTGCAATTTCACTATCAGCAAATTCAAGTGGATGATTTTAGTAGCCTCAGaatgttatttgaaatatgttattatAACAATTTTTATGGAATGGCCCCAGATTTATAGAGACTTTTATTGATCCTACCTCTACGAAGACAATTTTGGTTGTGAGTAGAATTTTCTCTTTATTATGATATCACCCTCTTTATTTCAGATAACCAAACAGGACTTCAAAGACTTCCACTATATCTTTGGCTTTGATGAAAGCAATATGAGGTAAGCGTATATTTATTTATGAAGCagtacaagaaataaaaacctTTGGGATAATGTTGAATTTGTATTTAGTATTTTACTAATAAAAGTTAATCACTTTAAATGGTTATATAGTGATGATTAATTTGTGAAGATTATAATAATTCGGTTTATCTCTCCTTTTACCATTATTTGGTATGTTTTTGAAACAATCTCTCATTGTAGCATCATTTGCTTTATCCCTCATTGTAACATAATTTTGTATCTCTCATTGtagcattatttgttttatatttcattgtagcattatttgttttatctctCATTCTAGCAATATCAACAGGGTTAAGCCTAAGGATAGCACAGCAGAGGTTCTCTTGATGGGAAAATATGGaaagaatggaaatgaaattgtAGAAGACCCATACTATGTGAGTATTTCAAATATCTACCagaaattatgatgatgatgatggtgatgatgatgatggtggtgatggtgatgatgatgacattgatgatgattGGAAGATATTGGGGGGATGGGATTAAGATTGTAGAAAACCTTTACTTTGTGagtatttgaaatatataccagaaatgatgatgatgatggtgttgatgatgatgataacaataataagaataataatatgctAAATTCATATAGTGCGCAAGCCTTAGTACAAATATAATATGTCTAAGGCtctaagctacatgtacatgctattTCCTCCGATTTAAGCACGTCTATCATGATCATGTGCTcaaacattcaaggaattccttcctaccgggtacacACATACTACACCCGGATGGAGAGTGGTAAATGTAGATAGACGCCTTGCTAAATGATGCGAATGCAACAGTGGAATTGAAACCCTTGTGGTTCATGGTATAGAGACTTGAACCACTTATCCAAAATATCTAAGTAATAATTCCTAattaaagtgccttttaagTTTAGTGTGtgatttattatatgaatggtcATGTCCACATGTGCAATATTTTGCTAAgttcatttccttttattaGTGTTTGATTTATTAGATGAATTGTTATGTCCACATGTGTAACCTTTGCTATGTTAATTTTTTAGGTaatagccggggggggggggggtgggaataTTTCTTCATGCATGTACAAAGTTTATAAGAACATAACAAGTCTAAtccataatgataatattttcttatttggatctgtgccccgtcttacaaagacttgcaattgatccgatcaatcgcaactaagGAAAGCCAAcaacgtcaacatataaaatgcatgtttgctcaaataTATTTCTAgctatgaatgtatatccataaattcattgatttcaagACAGTTcagtgtgttctcctttgtttacaaaggacattttgcacatttcctgtaggaaaaaattatgacactgatggatttccatagagttaatactgattggatcaatagtaactctttgtaagacaggaccctTGTTCAGATAGTTGCATCTGAGAATattgtgttcatttttttctctatttttcccccttttcatttattattaacaGTATGGCAAGGAGGCGTTTGAAAGGATGTTTGAGCAATGTGATCGATGTGTACGAGCTTTCATAGCAGAGGTGGAACCGGGCAAATAGATTCGTTCTGTCTCTTTTTTAGTTATTCAACacagaggcccgtattctgaagtcgggtttaacttaaactcagttttaaaattgtggtttaagtatggacagccaattgttacataaatcacaagcagtagagatatcatttttcagctcatttggctctcaaatcattcataattgtctaggaagtataaaaaggttattgtcttcaccatcgatgaatcaggaaagagcacagtaaacataagaaacatacaacttaataaaaaaaatgattcttttggcttcccatacttaaagcACAACTTTATACCTGAGTTTAATTTTaataaacccgacttcagaatacgggccatagagtGCATCCAGTAATGAAAACACATCATCAGAGAGAGATATCTCAATTAAATATGTTTTGAATGTAAATTAAACTCCGATGTTATATTAAAGCCCATATACTGTTATGTCTCCCCCCcttcccttaaaaaaaaaactagtaGTTATTGTGAATCCAATTCATTACTGGATTATATGACTGGGTACGCCGTAAAACAGTgttcatatgaaatatatatgtcttatatatatatgtcttaTTTGATGTTTCTGATTTTAGATACATTTAACTGCTTCTTGTGGAATGGTATTCAAAATTCAGGATATTATACTTGCCTGTAGGTTTTTTTTGTATGCAGTCACTGAGGGTGTATTTAAGGTATTTAAGTTCACTGTTAGCtgatgatcaacttttctcaaatgacatttgcgatttttcattaggatgaACACTAACATTTCCAAATGAAGATGTTGCGTGAGTTTTCCCAGCAAAGCATTCAAATTTTAAGGTTGAAAAGCATTGTATAGAGCAGGTcactagaatagtacatcaggggtaaagtttttgaaatctGTTCGTTTGGTTGTCTGGTCCTGGAACATTTTGACTATAGTTTgggctactgtcaaataccagtgattaaGAAGACTTTgttactcttcag includes these proteins:
- the LOC121417445 gene encoding low molecular weight phosphotyrosine protein phosphatase-like, which gives rise to MAVAGNKSVLFVCLGNICRSVTGEAIFRKLAEEKGFASEWKIDSAATSTYQIGDEPDPRTNETLKKNMNIQSKHIARQITKQDFKDFHYIFGFDESNMSNINRVKPKDSTAEVLLMGKYGKNGNEIVEDPYYYGKEAFERMFEQCDRCVRAFIAEVEPGK